In Petrotoga mexicana DSM 14811, a single window of DNA contains:
- the tsf gene encoding translation elongation factor Ts: MDVSIEKIKNLRTSTGAGMLDCKNALVEANGDIDKAVEILRKKGAIKAAKKAGRVTNEGIVYSYIHHNEKIGVLLLLGCETDFVARTEDFHDLAKKISLQIASMNPKWISREDVPQEVVDKEKEIYLEELNDSSKPENIKEKIVENKLEKFYSENCLLEQEYVFGEGESIKDIINSTIAKVGENITVDKFARFAVGE, translated from the coding sequence ATGGATGTATCAATTGAAAAGATAAAGAATCTTAGAACTTCAACAGGAGCGGGAATGTTGGATTGTAAAAATGCTTTAGTAGAGGCTAACGGGGATATAGATAAAGCCGTTGAAATTTTAAGAAAGAAAGGTGCTATAAAAGCTGCAAAGAAAGCTGGAAGAGTCACCAACGAAGGTATAGTTTATTCTTATATTCATCATAATGAAAAAATCGGTGTTCTTTTATTATTAGGATGTGAAACCGATTTTGTAGCTAGGACTGAGGATTTCCACGATTTAGCTAAGAAGATTTCTCTTCAAATTGCATCGATGAATCCAAAATGGATTTCAAGGGAAGATGTACCTCAAGAAGTTGTCGATAAAGAAAAAGAAATTTACTTAGAAGAGTTAAACGATTCCAGCAAGCCTGAAAATATTAAGGAAAAGATTGTAGAAAATAAATTGGAAAAATTCTACAGCGAAAATTGTCTTCTTGAACAGGAATATGTTTTTGGTGAAGGGGAAAGTATCAAAGACATCATTAATTCTACGATAGCTAAAGTAGGAGAAAATATAACGGTAGATAAATTTGCTAGATTTGCAGTTGGCGAATAA
- a CDS encoding uracil-xanthine permease family protein, whose protein sequence is MGDSATKTVEEERETEVLYKLEDRPPFYETVVLSIQHMLAMFVSIVTPPLIIAGAAGLDPLETGYFVSMALIISGVTTFIQVKRIGPLGSGLLVVEGTSFTFVPMAIVAANVGGLPLVLGMALVTSPVEMILSRFLAQTRKIFPPLVSGTVVMLIGFGLIEAAITDIGGGAGASDFGNIQNLSIALFVLIIIIIANVYGKGIIKAAAVAIGLMAGYLVAIPLGMVDFTPILEAGWITVPVPFKYGLSFNWKLIIPWILAYIITTIETIGDQTAIAEVSGEPIEGEVHEERLKRGVLWDGVGSALAAVFNTLPNTSFSQNTGVIQLSKIASRVVGYGVAIILILLGIFPKIGALVSVMPAPVLGGATIALFGMVAMAGMKIAVKGGIDDRKMFILALSLALGLGVSYRPDIVNRLPEWLAVIFSSNITVGALTAFILNLIMPEQKKEKNEYKA, encoded by the coding sequence ATGGGAGATAGCGCAACAAAGACCGTGGAAGAAGAAAGGGAAACAGAAGTTTTATACAAACTTGAAGATAGACCTCCGTTTTATGAGACGGTTGTTCTGAGTATTCAGCACATGTTAGCAATGTTTGTCAGTATTGTGACTCCACCATTGATAATTGCAGGTGCAGCGGGTCTAGATCCATTAGAGACAGGATATTTTGTAAGCATGGCATTAATTATCTCAGGGGTAACTACTTTCATCCAAGTAAAACGAATTGGGCCTTTAGGAAGTGGGCTATTGGTAGTTGAAGGAACGAGTTTTACTTTTGTTCCGATGGCGATTGTCGCAGCAAATGTTGGAGGGTTACCTTTAGTTCTAGGGATGGCTCTTGTTACTTCGCCTGTTGAGATGATTTTGAGTAGGTTTTTAGCTCAAACACGAAAGATTTTTCCTCCACTGGTGTCTGGTACCGTTGTTATGTTAATAGGCTTTGGCTTGATAGAAGCCGCCATAACGGATATCGGAGGAGGTGCAGGAGCAAGCGATTTTGGGAATATTCAAAATTTATCCATTGCTTTGTTTGTATTAATAATTATCATAATTGCAAATGTATACGGAAAAGGTATCATAAAAGCAGCAGCCGTAGCAATTGGTTTAATGGCAGGATATCTCGTTGCAATACCGTTGGGTATGGTAGATTTTACCCCTATTTTAGAAGCCGGATGGATAACCGTTCCGGTTCCTTTTAAATATGGGTTATCATTTAATTGGAAACTTATTATTCCTTGGATTTTAGCATATATTATTACAACAATTGAAACAATTGGTGATCAAACAGCTATTGCTGAAGTAAGTGGTGAACCAATCGAAGGTGAAGTACATGAAGAAAGATTAAAAAGAGGAGTTTTGTGGGATGGCGTAGGCAGTGCTTTAGCAGCTGTTTTCAACACTCTTCCTAATACAAGCTTTAGTCAAAATACTGGAGTTATCCAACTAAGCAAGATCGCAAGCCGAGTCGTCGGGTATGGTGTGGCAATTATTTTGATATTACTCGGTATCTTTCCAAAAATAGGTGCTCTAGTGAGCGTTATGCCTGCTCCTGTCTTAGGAGGAGCAACTATAGCTCTTTTTGGTATGGTTGCTATGGCGGGTATGAAAATTGCGGTAAAAGGCGGAATAGACGATAGAAAAATGTTTATCTTAGCGCTTTCTTTAGCTTTAGGATTAGGAGTCAGTTATAGGCCTGATATAGTGAATCGGCTTCCTGAATGGTTAGCTGTCATTTTTTCATCTAACATTACTGTTGGCGCTTTGACGGCTTTTATTTTAAACCTCATCATGCCAGAACAAAAAAAAGAAAAGAATGAGTACAAGGCTTAA
- the coaD gene encoding pantetheine-phosphate adenylyltransferase — MGIRDAAYPGSFDPITYGHVNIVKRASERFDKLYVVVVNNPNKKYLFSLQERIEMVKKDLEGIPNVIVESFDGLLVNYLKEKKIYNLIRGLRAVSDYEYELQMANANHMLFRELEIFFLMADTDFSYISSSMIKEIASYNGDVSKWVSKFVESKLQEKLLKK; from the coding sequence ATGGGAATCAGGGACGCAGCATATCCAGGGAGTTTCGATCCAATAACCTATGGACACGTTAATATAGTGAAAAGAGCGAGTGAAAGGTTTGACAAACTTTATGTTGTTGTTGTGAATAATCCCAACAAAAAGTATCTTTTTTCCCTACAAGAAAGGATTGAAATGGTAAAAAAGGATTTAGAGGGTATACCAAATGTTATTGTTGAATCTTTTGATGGTTTGTTGGTAAATTATTTAAAAGAAAAAAAAATTTATAATTTAATAAGAGGTTTAAGGGCGGTCAGTGATTATGAGTATGAACTCCAAATGGCAAACGCTAACCATATGCTTTTTCGGGAGTTAGAGATTTTCTTTCTCATGGCTGATACTGATTTTTCTTACATTTCTTCGTCTATGATCAAAGAAATCGCATCTTACAATGGAGATGTTAGTAAATGGGTTTCTAAATTCGTCGAATCAAAATTACAAGAAAAACTATTAAAAAAATAG
- a CDS encoding threonine synthase codes for MEGRKLKYVKDLVCISCGEKYEASPTQYLCPKCGEKGTLDVEYDYEKIKKDWNKQDLKANPDPSIWRYSALLPIDPNTPKPPLRVGGTPLYKSNIMAKLLGIETLYIKDDGLNPTGSLKDRASAIAVVKAQEAGMNIVACASTGNAASSLAGNIASMGNEMKAVIFVPSRAPIGKVTQLLVFGALVLSVKGSYEETFYLSQEAIDKWGWYNRNAAINPYLVEGKKTSSIEIAEQLNWQMVDWLVYSVGDGCTIAGAWKGMYDLKQIGFIDKLPRLLGVQSEGCAPITQAFKNGTDLVPVPENTIADSIAVGKPRNYIKAIKAVKDSDGDMINVTDDEILNMIKILGKNTGIFGEPAGVAGLAGIKKAVKKGIIKPTESVAVVVTGNGLKDIKNAENVVGAPLTLQPDLKELSQLLKDYNF; via the coding sequence TTGGAGGGGAGAAAACTGAAATATGTAAAAGATTTGGTTTGTATTTCTTGTGGGGAAAAATACGAAGCTTCACCTACACAATATCTTTGCCCAAAATGTGGAGAAAAAGGTACTTTAGATGTTGAATACGATTACGAAAAGATAAAAAAAGATTGGAATAAGCAAGATTTAAAAGCAAATCCTGATCCATCTATATGGAGATATTCAGCACTCTTACCAATAGATCCTAACACCCCTAAGCCACCCTTGAGGGTGGGAGGAACGCCTCTATATAAAAGTAATATTATGGCAAAGCTACTAGGTATAGAAACTCTTTACATAAAAGATGATGGTTTAAATCCAACAGGTTCATTGAAAGATAGAGCGTCTGCTATAGCCGTTGTAAAAGCACAAGAGGCAGGCATGAACATCGTCGCCTGTGCTTCCACTGGGAACGCTGCCTCTTCGTTGGCGGGGAACATAGCGTCTATGGGAAATGAAATGAAGGCTGTTATTTTTGTTCCCTCGCGAGCCCCGATCGGAAAGGTCACTCAGTTGTTGGTTTTTGGAGCTTTAGTTTTATCAGTAAAGGGATCTTATGAAGAAACTTTTTATCTCTCACAAGAAGCTATTGATAAGTGGGGATGGTATAACAGAAACGCTGCGATTAACCCCTACTTAGTTGAAGGTAAAAAAACTTCTTCAATTGAAATCGCTGAACAATTAAACTGGCAAATGGTTGATTGGTTAGTTTACTCCGTGGGTGATGGTTGTACAATAGCAGGTGCTTGGAAAGGCATGTATGATTTAAAACAAATAGGATTCATCGATAAACTACCGAGGTTATTAGGAGTGCAATCTGAAGGTTGTGCACCAATTACTCAGGCATTTAAAAACGGTACAGATCTTGTTCCTGTTCCAGAAAATACCATTGCTGATAGTATTGCTGTTGGAAAACCTCGAAATTATATAAAAGCTATCAAGGCTGTTAAAGATTCCGATGGCGATATGATCAACGTTACAGATGATGAAATATTAAATATGATAAAAATCTTAGGAAAGAATACCGGCATTTTTGGTGAGCCGGCAGGAGTGGCAGGGTTAGCTGGTATAAAAAAAGCTGTTAAAAAAGGTATAATTAAACCTACTGAAAGTGTTGCGGTTGTTGTTACTGGTAATGGACTAAAAGATATTAAAAATGCTGAAAATGTCGTAGGAGCTCCGCTAACTTTGCAACCAGATTTAAAAGAATTGTCTCAATTATTAAAGGATTATAATTTTTAA
- a CDS encoding phosphoribosylaminoimidazolesuccinocarboxamide synthase, whose protein sequence is MIDLTVNKNVLEKAIERAKENNIIIPTFAQMRDPGLIPEKIKQRLKNIGLWDVNSYNLFRITWKNEPVPKGGLYGDVNYFELPSELTGVKARIVALVGKWFPTGSHKVGATFGCLVPRLVTGQFDPTTQKAVWPSTGNYCRGGAYDAQLLGCESIAILPEGMSRERFEWLSKVAGEVIGTPGSESNVKEIFDKCNELKSTHDNVVIFNQFDEMGNRLWHYVVTGPAMEEVLQKILGEKDRLAGTVLTSGSSGTLGSGEYLKSKYPNSKLAVSEALQCPTLLYNGFGAHRIEGIGDKHVPWIHNVKNTDMVMAIDDNDAMNLIRLFNEPEGKDFLRKQGVSSSVVNNLSLLGISSIANVLSAIKFAKYYELTDKDVVMTVFTDSMELYDSRLKELQEQKGKYSEQQAAVDFQKHLIGVKTDFIQELSYYDKKRIHNLKYYTWIEQQGKELDELNEQWYNDEEYWGNAFEIADKIDQLIIEFNKKTGLLG, encoded by the coding sequence ATGATAGATTTAACTGTTAACAAAAATGTGCTCGAAAAAGCGATAGAAAGGGCTAAAGAAAATAATATTATTATACCAACCTTTGCACAAATGAGAGATCCCGGCTTAATTCCCGAAAAAATCAAACAAAGGTTAAAAAATATAGGTTTATGGGATGTTAATTCATACAACTTATTTAGAATTACATGGAAAAACGAACCGGTTCCAAAAGGTGGTTTATATGGCGATGTAAATTACTTTGAGTTACCATCTGAATTAACAGGCGTTAAAGCTCGAATCGTGGCATTGGTAGGTAAATGGTTCCCAACCGGCTCCCACAAGGTTGGTGCCACCTTTGGGTGCCTTGTACCAAGGCTTGTAACCGGTCAATTTGATCCTACTACTCAAAAAGCCGTTTGGCCTTCAACCGGAAATTATTGTCGTGGAGGTGCATACGACGCGCAGCTTTTGGGATGTGAATCCATAGCTATATTGCCTGAAGGTATGAGTAGAGAAAGATTCGAATGGTTATCAAAAGTTGCAGGGGAAGTAATTGGAACACCTGGAAGTGAAAGTAACGTAAAAGAGATATTCGATAAATGTAATGAATTAAAGTCTACTCACGACAATGTGGTTATTTTCAACCAGTTCGATGAAATGGGCAATCGTTTGTGGCATTATGTAGTTACAGGTCCCGCTATGGAAGAAGTCTTACAAAAAATCCTGGGGGAAAAAGACAGATTGGCAGGAACCGTACTCACTTCAGGATCCTCTGGAACGTTGGGTTCAGGAGAATATTTAAAATCTAAGTACCCAAATAGTAAATTAGCTGTCTCAGAGGCACTGCAGTGTCCCACTTTATTATACAACGGATTTGGTGCCCATCGAATTGAGGGCATAGGAGATAAACATGTGCCTTGGATTCATAACGTTAAAAATACCGATATGGTCATGGCGATAGATGACAATGATGCTATGAATTTAATAAGGCTTTTCAACGAACCTGAAGGGAAAGACTTTTTAAGAAAACAGGGAGTCTCTTCATCGGTAGTAAATAATTTATCTTTACTAGGAATCTCTTCTATTGCGAATGTTCTCTCCGCTATAAAATTTGCCAAATACTACGAATTAACAGATAAAGATGTTGTGATGACAGTATTCACTGATTCAATGGAATTATATGATTCTAGGCTTAAAGAGTTACAAGAACAAAAAGGTAAATATTCTGAACAACAGGCTGCTGTGGATTTTCAGAAGCATCTAATAGGGGTAAAAACAGACTTTATTCAGGAACTGAGTTATTATGATAAAAAAAGAATACACAATTTAAAATACTATACTTGGATAGAACAGCAGGGTAAAGAACTAGATGAATTAAACGAGCAATGGTACAACGATGAAGAATATTGGGGTAACGCCTTTGAAATTGCAGACAAAATCGATCAATTAATAATTGAATTTAACAAAAAAACGGGATTATTAGGCTAA
- a CDS encoding LysM peptidoglycan-binding domain-containing protein, with amino-acid sequence MRKFFWIFLLGVVFFLSGCTVFQPTSQETTLPSENLELIQNQLDELDERLTQMEEKLNTLSDEIYQISKNNSYAYDMTKSLKDQYTNIDSRVVTLENYLYEGRSSESIDKLLDLDQRVQSLEDQINNMNQKNVNNTINTDLDQRVSQLEIQITELQNVVNNIPKNDQKILLDSVNSLTEKVNSLEQSFKNSEFYFLENGNIKELVQQEVDKLNLEKYVENIVDYKTEETVSKFYYKNQSEDILNVKSLENMVASLDKEVDNIKYELQKVITQPPNSLNEKYLGQIQNIEMKIDQLYSSVGEAEANYLFENSNEVRYQVKSGDTLISISNAFKLGNNGVQIILQANNLQSTNIKVGQELIIPVNNIEEYIRWPFPKTSPANYKNVVVRFGERNAAGVSSGIGVLVQTEQVYPVMPGRVIETGKLSNNNWYIKVDHGNAIISVIGNLKTPYVDEGKWVDSNTSLGIAQAGSIVTVELWKNGEPRDPLKLFYNMIGEFQATYYTEWDDKLVYSPTFRLTRSGEKPTPYKTIAADPDVLPLGTIVYIPELSDLPNNGYFEVQDTGAKVLGNKIDIYVNDVRLANNSLQNLTVYVVGRKSDV; translated from the coding sequence GTGAGGAAATTTTTTTGGATTTTTTTGTTAGGTGTGGTATTTTTTCTATCTGGCTGTACAGTTTTTCAACCAACCTCTCAAGAAACCACTTTGCCAAGCGAGAACTTAGAGTTAATTCAAAATCAATTGGATGAATTGGATGAGCGTTTAACTCAAATGGAAGAAAAACTTAATACCTTATCTGACGAAATTTATCAAATTTCAAAGAATAACAGTTATGCTTATGATATGACAAAAAGTTTAAAAGATCAGTATACCAATATTGATAGCAGGGTAGTAACCTTGGAAAATTATTTATATGAAGGGCGGAGTTCTGAATCGATTGATAAACTACTAGATTTAGATCAAAGGGTGCAAAGTTTAGAGGATCAAATTAACAATATGAATCAAAAAAATGTTAATAATACTATAAACACTGATTTAGATCAAAGAGTATCGCAATTGGAAATTCAGATTACAGAATTACAGAATGTTGTGAACAATATTCCCAAAAATGATCAAAAGATCCTTTTAGATAGTGTGAATTCATTAACGGAAAAGGTTAATAGTTTAGAACAAAGTTTTAAAAACTCTGAGTTTTACTTTTTGGAAAACGGTAATATAAAAGAACTCGTTCAACAAGAGGTAGACAAACTTAATTTAGAAAAATATGTGGAAAACATAGTAGATTATAAAACGGAAGAGACCGTATCTAAATTTTATTATAAAAACCAGAGTGAAGATATTTTGAACGTAAAATCTTTAGAAAATATGGTTGCTTCTTTAGATAAGGAAGTAGACAATATAAAATATGAGCTTCAAAAGGTTATCACTCAACCACCAAATTCATTAAACGAGAAATACCTTGGTCAAATACAAAATATTGAAATGAAGATCGATCAACTTTATAGCTCTGTAGGAGAAGCCGAGGCTAATTATTTATTTGAGAATTCAAACGAAGTTAGGTATCAAGTTAAGTCGGGGGATACTCTAATAAGCATTTCAAATGCCTTTAAATTAGGAAACAATGGTGTTCAAATTATTTTGCAAGCCAATAATTTACAATCCACGAATATTAAAGTAGGGCAAGAATTAATCATACCGGTGAATAATATTGAAGAGTATATAAGATGGCCTTTTCCTAAAACTTCACCTGCCAATTATAAAAATGTTGTTGTAAGGTTTGGAGAAAGGAATGCTGCTGGAGTTTCAAGCGGGATAGGAGTTTTGGTTCAAACCGAACAAGTTTATCCTGTCATGCCTGGAAGAGTAATTGAGACTGGAAAATTATCGAACAACAATTGGTATATAAAAGTGGATCATGGAAATGCTATTATAAGTGTCATAGGGAATTTAAAGACACCGTATGTTGATGAAGGTAAATGGGTTGATTCGAATACATCGTTAGGAATTGCTCAAGCAGGTAGTATTGTTACAGTTGAATTATGGAAGAACGGAGAGCCAAGAGACCCTTTGAAACTTTTTTACAATATGATTGGAGAATTCCAGGCAACTTACTATACAGAATGGGATGACAAACTTGTTTATTCTCCAACTTTTAGGTTAACAAGGTCTGGAGAAAAGCCAACACCCTACAAAACAATTGCAGCAGATCCCGATGTCCTACCTTTAGGAACGATAGTATACATACCTGAATTGTCAGATCTTCCAAATAATGGGTATTTTGAAGTTCAAGATACAGGAGCCAAAGTTTTGGGAAATAAAATTGATATATATGTAAATGATGTAAGGTTAGCTAATAATAGTTTACAGAATTTAACTGTTTACGTTGTTGGTAGAAAATCAGATGTATAG
- the mnmA gene encoding tRNA 2-thiouridine(34) synthase MnmA yields the protein MFNKKVLMLMSGGVDSSVAAYLLKEQNYQVIGLHFKTVSDIVFSMIPEKKKVCCSPSDTQDALKIANKLDLDDFQIVDIKKEFKEKIINYFINTYKEGKTPNPCMLCNRFFKFGKALEIAHSYGADFVSSGHYLMREYSEKYSTYVIKKGVDQYKDQSYFLSYIDRNTLPKLHFPLGNMYKVEIRDIAKKKGLSVANKPDSQELCFIPDNDYRRFLKEYGVNPEEGKVYDLEGNEIGTHTGYMNYTIGQRTGISYYKNANVKLHVYKILPQKNVLIVAPTEEMYSKELIVQNVNFFVDFKEIEGFCRVRKKSEEKPAVVKKTDDHTLKVNFKEPIFAVTPGQFATIYDESGVVLASGIININ from the coding sequence ATGTTTAATAAAAAAGTATTAATGCTTATGAGTGGTGGGGTAGATAGCTCTGTTGCTGCCTATCTTTTGAAAGAACAAAATTATCAAGTTATAGGGCTTCATTTCAAAACGGTGAGCGATATTGTTTTTTCAATGATCCCTGAAAAAAAGAAAGTTTGTTGTAGTCCTTCAGATACACAAGATGCCTTAAAAATTGCAAATAAGTTAGATCTCGATGATTTTCAGATCGTTGATATAAAAAAGGAATTTAAAGAAAAAATAATCAATTATTTTATAAATACCTACAAAGAAGGTAAAACACCCAATCCTTGCATGTTATGCAACAGGTTTTTTAAGTTTGGGAAAGCTTTAGAGATAGCTCATAGCTACGGTGCAGATTTTGTTTCCAGTGGTCACTATTTAATGAGAGAGTATTCTGAAAAGTACTCTACCTATGTTATTAAAAAAGGCGTTGACCAATACAAAGATCAATCATACTTTCTATCGTACATAGACAGAAATACTCTTCCCAAATTGCATTTTCCATTGGGAAATATGTATAAAGTTGAAATCAGGGATATAGCAAAAAAAAAAGGGTTAAGCGTAGCAAATAAACCTGACAGTCAAGAATTGTGTTTTATTCCTGATAACGATTATAGAAGATTTCTGAAAGAATATGGAGTTAATCCTGAAGAAGGAAAAGTTTACGATTTAGAAGGAAACGAAATAGGAACTCACACTGGATACATGAATTACACTATTGGTCAACGTACCGGGATAAGCTACTATAAAAACGCAAATGTGAAATTACATGTATATAAAATACTTCCTCAAAAGAATGTTCTTATAGTTGCACCTACTGAAGAAATGTATTCTAAAGAACTTATTGTACAAAACGTCAACTTTTTTGTAGATTTCAAAGAAATAGAAGGATTTTGTAGAGTTCGCAAAAAAAGTGAAGAAAAGCCCGCAGTTGTTAAAAAGACCGATGATCATACTTTAAAAGTAAATTTTAAAGAACCTATATTTGCCGTTACACCTGGTCAATTTGCAACAATTTATGATGAAAGCGGTGTTGTTTTAGCTTCTGGTATAATCAATATTAATTGA
- the eno gene encoding phosphopyruvate hydratase, translating to MEKFYDEIVSVKAREVLDSRGNPTVEAEVTLSTGVTGSAIVPSGASTGKFEALELRDGNKDYYLGKGVTKAVNNVNNIIEQEVVGLNAFDQVNVDRVMLDLDGTENKENLGANAILAVSMAVARAAANSLGLPLYKYLGGVNAKVLPVPMMNIVNGGQHADNNLDIQEFMIMPAGFNSFKDALRAGAEVFHNLKNILKKEGHITSVGDEGGFAPNLSSNEEAIKYIIRAIQAAGYEPGKQIFIAMDAAASEFYNEEAKKYSVDGKEMSASELADYYISLIDKYPIKSLEDPFDQEDWEGYSEFTAKVGDRVQIVGDDLYVTNVKRLQKGIDLKATNSILIKLNQIGSVTETLDAIELAYKNNMTAVVSHRSGETEDTFIADLVVAVNAGFIKTGSLSRTDRIAKYNQLLRIEEELGSTAQYRGLNAFYSIKK from the coding sequence ATGGAAAAGTTTTATGATGAAATAGTATCAGTAAAAGCGAGAGAGGTATTAGATTCAAGGGGAAATCCAACCGTTGAAGCAGAGGTTACTTTATCTACAGGTGTAACGGGCTCAGCTATTGTTCCTTCAGGTGCTTCAACAGGTAAATTTGAAGCTTTGGAATTGAGAGATGGTAATAAAGATTATTACCTGGGAAAAGGTGTTACTAAAGCGGTGAACAATGTAAACAATATTATTGAGCAAGAAGTCGTTGGATTGAACGCCTTTGATCAAGTTAACGTAGATAGAGTGATGTTGGACTTAGATGGAACAGAAAACAAAGAAAATCTTGGCGCTAATGCAATATTAGCTGTTTCTATGGCGGTGGCAAGAGCTGCAGCAAACTCCTTAGGGCTCCCTCTTTATAAGTATTTAGGTGGAGTGAACGCCAAAGTTTTACCCGTACCAATGATGAATATAGTAAACGGTGGACAACACGCTGATAATAATTTAGATATTCAAGAGTTCATGATTATGCCCGCTGGATTTAATTCATTTAAAGACGCTTTGAGGGCAGGAGCCGAAGTCTTCCATAATTTAAAAAATATTTTGAAAAAAGAAGGGCACATAACTTCTGTTGGAGATGAAGGTGGTTTTGCTCCAAATTTAAGTTCGAATGAAGAAGCTATAAAATATATTATTAGAGCCATACAAGCCGCTGGTTACGAACCTGGTAAACAAATCTTCATCGCTATGGATGCGGCTGCTTCCGAGTTTTACAATGAAGAGGCAAAGAAATACTCTGTTGATGGAAAAGAAATGAGTGCCTCTGAATTAGCAGATTATTATATATCATTAATTGATAAATATCCTATCAAATCATTAGAAGATCCTTTCGATCAAGAGGACTGGGAAGGTTACTCTGAATTCACTGCAAAGGTGGGAGACAGGGTACAAATAGTTGGTGATGACTTATACGTTACTAATGTTAAAAGATTGCAAAAAGGTATAGATTTAAAAGCTACAAACTCTATTTTGATCAAATTGAATCAAATAGGGAGTGTAACAGAGACTCTCGATGCCATTGAATTAGCCTACAAAAATAATATGACTGCCGTTGTATCTCATCGTTCTGGAGAAACGGAAGATACCTTCATTGCCGATTTGGTAGTAGCTGTAAATGCAGGCTTTATTAAGACTGGCTCACTCTCGAGAACCGACAGGATAGCAAAATATAATCAGTTGTTAAGAATCGAAGAAGAACTTGGATCAACAGCACAATATAGAGGATTGAATGCCTTTTATTCAATTAAAAAGTAG
- the pyrH gene encoding UMP kinase, producing MYKRVLLKLSGEALSGEGGKGFSEKMLTYLVNEIQKIHSLNIKLGIVIGAGNIFRGKELKDFRIQMADQLGMLGTVINSLYLKNVFEKKGIKSIVVSPIVNLPSVMPLKYDFIEQYFEAGYIVLFGGGTSNPLFTTDTAAALRAIEMNADILVKATKVDGIYNKDPKLFEDAKKYDIITYEQAIKEQIKVMDTEAFSICEKNNLSILIINFFKEGNLLKAIEGENIGTKVNY from the coding sequence ATGTACAAAAGAGTATTACTAAAATTAAGTGGGGAAGCTTTGAGTGGTGAAGGGGGAAAAGGATTTTCTGAGAAAATGTTAACATATCTGGTGAACGAGATCCAGAAAATCCATAGTTTAAATATTAAATTGGGGATCGTCATAGGAGCTGGCAACATTTTTAGGGGAAAAGAGTTAAAAGATTTCCGAATTCAAATGGCAGATCAATTAGGGATGTTGGGCACTGTCATAAATTCACTCTATCTTAAAAATGTTTTCGAAAAGAAAGGTATAAAAAGTATCGTAGTTTCCCCGATTGTTAATTTGCCTTCTGTAATGCCACTTAAATATGATTTTATTGAACAGTATTTTGAAGCTGGGTATATTGTCTTATTTGGTGGCGGAACTTCCAACCCTTTGTTCACTACGGATACTGCTGCCGCATTGAGAGCGATAGAAATGAATGCAGATATACTTGTTAAAGCCACCAAGGTGGATGGAATATACAATAAAGATCCAAAATTATTCGAAGATGCCAAAAAATATGATATCATAACTTATGAACAAGCAATTAAAGAGCAAATAAAAGTAATGGATACAGAGGCTTTTTCAATATGTGAAAAAAATAATCTTTCCATATTGATTATTAATTTTTTCAAAGAAGGGAACTTGCTTAAAGCTATAGAAGGAGAGAATATAGGCACTAAAGTCAACTACTAA
- a CDS encoding RrF2 family transcriptional regulator — MSLTVKSSYALRALFELAVLTEDEGKEKVPISELSERQNIPKDFLEKIFIELRDAGIVKSVRGKFGGYALAKNPEDLRLSEIIQVLDKPLQSFDCIVGECSLEIECAVEFVWKRVNNSIMLELNKMTLQDIIDYGRKIAQIKISENVGGRLKKINV; from the coding sequence ATGTCGCTTACTGTCAAAAGCAGTTATGCTTTAAGAGCTTTGTTTGAATTAGCCGTATTAACCGAAGATGAAGGAAAAGAAAAAGTACCTATTAGTGAATTGTCTGAAAGGCAAAACATACCAAAAGATTTTCTTGAAAAAATCTTTATAGAATTACGTGATGCAGGAATTGTAAAATCTGTTAGAGGTAAATTTGGTGGATATGCTTTGGCTAAAAATCCAGAAGATTTACGGTTAAGTGAAATTATTCAAGTTTTAGATAAACCCCTTCAATCTTTTGATTGTATTGTTGGAGAATGTTCGTTGGAAATAGAGTGTGCCGTTGAATTTGTATGGAAAAGGGTTAATAATTCTATCATGTTAGAGCTGAATAAAATGACTTTGCAAGATATAATTGATTACGGAAGAAAAATTGCACAGATTAAGATCTCAGAAAATGTAGGAGGTAGATTAAAAAAAATAAATGTTTAA